A genomic stretch from Halichoerus grypus chromosome 5, mHalGry1.hap1.1, whole genome shotgun sequence includes:
- the HYI gene encoding putative hydroxypyruvate isomerase isoform X1, translating into MAPLRFSANVSWLFPELPGLPARLRAAGSSGFEAAEVAWPYAEQPEALARAAREAGLRLVLINTPPGDREKGEMGLGAVPGRQAAFREGLERAVLYAKALGCPRIHLMAGRVPQGADRAAVRSEMETVFLENLRHAAGVLAQESLVGLLEPINTRITDPRYFLDTPQQAAAILQKVGRPNLQLQMDLFHWQIMDGNLTGNIREFLPLIGHVQVAQVPDRGEPDSPGELNFPYLFQLLEDEGYRGFVGCEYRPQGDTVEGLNWLRSYWDRRGRPQAGR; encoded by the exons ATGGCTCCGCTCCGTTTCTCGGCCAACGTATCGTGGCTGTTCCCCGAGCTCCCCGGGCTCCCCGCGCGGCTCCGGGCGGCCGGCAGCTCGGGCTTCGAGGCCGCGGAGGTGGCCTGGCCGTACGCGGAGCAGCCCGAGGCACTGGCGCGCGCGGCGCGGGAAGCGGGGCTGCGGCTGGTGCTGATCAACACGCCCCCTG GAGACCgagagaaaggggaaatgggGCTGGGGGCCGTTCCCGGGAGGCAAGCGGCCTTCCGAGAGGGGCTGGAGCGGGCAGTGCTGTACGCCAAGGCTCTGGGCTGTCCCAG GATTCACCTGATGGCTGGCCGGGTACCCCAGGGGGCTGACCGAGCAGCAGTCAGGAGTGAAATGGAGACGGTTTTTCTGGAGAACCTGAGGCATGCAGCTGGGGTTTTGGCCCAG GAGAGCCTCGTGGGACTGCTGGAGCCCATCAATACCCGCATCACTGACCCCCGGTACTTCCTGGACACCCCCCAGCAGG CGGCAGCCATCTTACAGAAGGTTGGAAGACCCAACCTCCAGTTACAGATG GACCTATTCCACTGGCAGATCATGGATGGGAACCTGACAGGAAACATACGGGAGTTCCTGCCCCTCATTG GGCACGTGCAGGTGGCACAGGTCCCGGACCGGGGGGAGCCTGACAGCCCCGGAGAGCTGAACTTCCCCTATCTATTCCAACTGCTGGAGGATGAAGGCTACAGGGGCTTTGTGGGCTGCGAGTACCGGCCTCAAG gagACACAGTAGAGGGCTTGAATTGGCTTCGTTCGTACTGGGATAGGCGGGGCCGCCCACAGGCTGGCCGGTGa
- the HYI gene encoding putative hydroxypyruvate isomerase isoform X3, with the protein MAPLRFSANVSWLFPELPGLPARLRAAGSSGFEAAEVAWPYAEQPEALARAAREAGLRLVLINTPPGDREKGEMGLGAVPGRQAAFREGLERAVLYAKALGCPRRASWDCWSPSIPASLTPGTSWTPPSRDLFHWQIMDGNLTGNIREFLPLIGHVQVAQVPDRGEPDSPGELNFPYLFQLLEDEGYRGFVGCEYRPQGDTVEGLNWLRSYWDRRGRPQAGR; encoded by the exons ATGGCTCCGCTCCGTTTCTCGGCCAACGTATCGTGGCTGTTCCCCGAGCTCCCCGGGCTCCCCGCGCGGCTCCGGGCGGCCGGCAGCTCGGGCTTCGAGGCCGCGGAGGTGGCCTGGCCGTACGCGGAGCAGCCCGAGGCACTGGCGCGCGCGGCGCGGGAAGCGGGGCTGCGGCTGGTGCTGATCAACACGCCCCCTG GAGACCgagagaaaggggaaatgggGCTGGGGGCCGTTCCCGGGAGGCAAGCGGCCTTCCGAGAGGGGCTGGAGCGGGCAGTGCTGTACGCCAAGGCTCTGGGCTGTCCCAG GAGAGCCTCGTGGGACTGCTGGAGCCCATCAATACCCGCATCACTGACCCCCGGTACTTCCTGGACACCCCCCAGCAGG GACCTATTCCACTGGCAGATCATGGATGGGAACCTGACAGGAAACATACGGGAGTTCCTGCCCCTCATTG GGCACGTGCAGGTGGCACAGGTCCCGGACCGGGGGGAGCCTGACAGCCCCGGAGAGCTGAACTTCCCCTATCTATTCCAACTGCTGGAGGATGAAGGCTACAGGGGCTTTGTGGGCTGCGAGTACCGGCCTCAAG gagACACAGTAGAGGGCTTGAATTGGCTTCGTTCGTACTGGGATAGGCGGGGCCGCCCACAGGCTGGCCGGTGa
- the HYI gene encoding putative hydroxypyruvate isomerase isoform X2 yields the protein MAPLRFSANVSWLFPELPGLPARLRAAGSSGFEAAEVAWPYAEQPEALARAAREAGLRLVLINTPPGDREKGEMGLGAVPGRQAAFREGLERAVLYAKALGCPRIHLMAGRVPQGADRAAVRSEMETVFLENLRHAAGVLAQDLFHWQIMDGNLTGNIREFLPLIGHVQVAQVPDRGEPDSPGELNFPYLFQLLEDEGYRGFVGCEYRPQGDTVEGLNWLRSYWDRRGRPQAGR from the exons ATGGCTCCGCTCCGTTTCTCGGCCAACGTATCGTGGCTGTTCCCCGAGCTCCCCGGGCTCCCCGCGCGGCTCCGGGCGGCCGGCAGCTCGGGCTTCGAGGCCGCGGAGGTGGCCTGGCCGTACGCGGAGCAGCCCGAGGCACTGGCGCGCGCGGCGCGGGAAGCGGGGCTGCGGCTGGTGCTGATCAACACGCCCCCTG GAGACCgagagaaaggggaaatgggGCTGGGGGCCGTTCCCGGGAGGCAAGCGGCCTTCCGAGAGGGGCTGGAGCGGGCAGTGCTGTACGCCAAGGCTCTGGGCTGTCCCAG GATTCACCTGATGGCTGGCCGGGTACCCCAGGGGGCTGACCGAGCAGCAGTCAGGAGTGAAATGGAGACGGTTTTTCTGGAGAACCTGAGGCATGCAGCTGGGGTTTTGGCCCAG GACCTATTCCACTGGCAGATCATGGATGGGAACCTGACAGGAAACATACGGGAGTTCCTGCCCCTCATTG GGCACGTGCAGGTGGCACAGGTCCCGGACCGGGGGGAGCCTGACAGCCCCGGAGAGCTGAACTTCCCCTATCTATTCCAACTGCTGGAGGATGAAGGCTACAGGGGCTTTGTGGGCTGCGAGTACCGGCCTCAAG gagACACAGTAGAGGGCTTGAATTGGCTTCGTTCGTACTGGGATAGGCGGGGCCGCCCACAGGCTGGCCGGTGa